The window AAAAACTGATTGATCAGTACGGAAGCCTTTACAGGTACGACCGACGAGAATACAGAGACAAAACATTATCTTTCTTTCGACAAGGAGATTCAACGTGAAGGCAGTTTATCCAGGAACCTTTGACCCTCTTACTTTAGGGCATTTAGATATTATTGAGAGAGTAGCGGGGATATTTAACGAATTGGTTATTCTTATTGCTCACTCTGTATCAAAGGACGCATGGTTCACTCCAGCTGAGCGCAAGTCATTGCTTGAAGAATCTCTAAAACACTTGAAGAATGTGACTGTTGATATTCACACGGGTCTGACTGTCGACTATTTAACCGAAAAAAAGGTGAGTGTTTTGGTCCGGGGCTTGAGAGTGATCTCAGATTACGAGTATGAAATGTC is drawn from Bdellovibrionales bacterium CG10_big_fil_rev_8_21_14_0_10_45_34 and contains these coding sequences:
- a CDS encoding pantetheine-phosphate adenylyltransferase, which produces MKAVYPGTFDPLTLGHLDIIERVAGIFNELVILIAHSVSKDAWFTPAERKSLLEESLKHLKNVTVDIHTGLTVDYLTEKKVSVLVRGLRVISDYEYEMSMANMNHKLAKGVETLIIFSKPEFSFLSSRTVKEVAFHGGPVEGLVPPPVVKALKERSQRR